One region of Synechococcus elongatus PCC 11801 genomic DNA includes:
- the gatB gene encoding Asp-tRNA(Asn)/Glu-tRNA(Gln) amidotransferase subunit GatB, translated as MTATAPVKTEYEAVIGLETHVQLGTATKIFSNASTEFGADPNTHIDPVVLGLPGTLPVLNQKVLEYAVKAGLALNCQIAPYSKFDRKQYFYPDLPKNYQISQYDLPIAEHGWIEIEVAEKGKEPYTKKIGVTRLHMEEDAGKLVHAGSDRLAGSTHSLVDYNRAGVALAEIVSEPDLRTGKEAAEYAQELRRIMRYLGVSDGNMAEGSLRCDVNISIRPKGTEKFGTKVEIKNMNSFNAIQRAIEFEIERQIRCLETGEPIVQETRLWDEGSQVTKSMRSKEGSSDYRYFPEPDLGPIEVSEGQRETWRSELPELPAQKRHRYAEQYGLSAYDARVLTDEKSTADYYEATVAAGADAKQAANWLMGDIAAYVNSNKLTVAELPLQPAELAELVGLIEAGTISGKIAKEILPELLEKGGSPKAIVEAKGLTQISDPAQIEALVDELLAAHPTELEQYRAGKTKLQGFFVGQLMKKTGGRVDPKLSNQILNQKLKG; from the coding sequence ATGACAGCGACGGCTCCTGTAAAGACTGAGTACGAAGCAGTTATCGGTCTGGAAACACACGTCCAGCTCGGCACCGCCACCAAGATTTTCTCCAACGCCTCGACGGAGTTTGGTGCCGACCCCAACACTCATATCGATCCCGTGGTGCTGGGCTTGCCGGGTACCTTGCCGGTGCTCAACCAAAAGGTGCTGGAGTACGCCGTCAAAGCAGGCTTGGCGCTGAATTGCCAGATTGCGCCCTACAGCAAGTTCGATCGCAAGCAGTACTTCTATCCTGACCTGCCCAAGAACTATCAAATCTCGCAGTACGACCTGCCGATCGCAGAACACGGCTGGATCGAGATTGAAGTCGCAGAGAAAGGCAAAGAGCCCTACACCAAGAAAATTGGTGTGACCCGCCTGCACATGGAAGAAGATGCAGGCAAGCTCGTCCACGCCGGTAGCGATCGCCTCGCTGGTTCGACCCACTCCTTGGTGGACTACAACCGCGCCGGTGTCGCCTTAGCCGAAATCGTCTCGGAACCCGATCTGCGCACAGGCAAGGAAGCCGCGGAATACGCCCAAGAACTGCGCCGGATCATGCGCTACCTCGGTGTCAGCGACGGCAACATGGCGGAAGGATCGCTGCGCTGCGACGTCAACATCTCGATTCGACCCAAGGGCACCGAGAAATTCGGCACCAAAGTCGAAATCAAAAACATGAACTCGTTCAACGCCATTCAACGGGCGATCGAGTTCGAGATTGAGCGTCAGATTCGCTGCCTCGAAACCGGCGAGCCAATTGTCCAAGAGACACGCCTTTGGGATGAAGGCAGCCAAGTCACCAAGTCCATGCGCTCCAAAGAAGGATCGAGTGACTATCGCTACTTCCCCGAGCCCGACTTAGGGCCGATTGAAGTCAGCGAAGGCCAACGGGAAACCTGGCGGAGTGAATTGCCAGAGCTGCCTGCGCAAAAACGTCATCGCTACGCCGAGCAATATGGGCTGTCGGCCTACGATGCGCGGGTGCTAACGGATGAGAAGAGCACAGCAGACTACTACGAAGCCACTGTGGCCGCCGGTGCCGATGCGAAACAAGCCGCGAACTGGCTGATGGGCGACATTGCTGCCTACGTCAATTCCAATAAGTTGACGGTGGCTGAGTTACCCCTCCAACCGGCGGAGTTGGCGGAACTGGTTGGCCTAATTGAAGCAGGCACGATCAGCGGCAAGATTGCCAAAGAAATCCTGCCGGAACTCCTGGAAAAAGGTGGTTCTCCCAAAGCGATCGTGGAAGCCAAGGGTCTGACCCAAATCTCGGATCCGGCACAAATTGAAGCGCTGGTTGACGAACTGTTGGCCGCGCATCCGACAGAGCTGGAGCAATATCGTGCTGGTAAAACTAAGCTGCAAGGCTTCTTTGTCGGGCAACTGATGAAGAAAACCGGCGGCCGTGTCGATCCGAAACTCTCTAACCAGATCCTTAATCAGAAGCTGAAGGGCTAA
- the nrtS gene encoding nitrate/nitrite transporter NrtS: MSAIAAFSQTCRDRRALMAALRVALFVGTLLFTINHGWATANGQMTRSRWISALLTYCVPFLVSLHGQSMARSRLPATDNIPSAPLGTDREPTEP; the protein is encoded by the coding sequence ATGTCTGCGATCGCGGCTTTCAGTCAAACCTGTCGCGATCGCCGAGCTCTCATGGCTGCGCTACGGGTTGCACTGTTCGTCGGCACGCTGCTATTCACGATCAATCACGGCTGGGCAACAGCCAATGGCCAGATGACGCGATCGCGCTGGATCTCGGCCTTACTGACCTATTGCGTTCCTTTTTTGGTCAGTCTGCATGGTCAATCGATGGCGCGATCGCGGCTGCCAGCTACGGACAATATTCCTTCAGCGCCTCTAGGGACTGATAGGGAACCGACTGAGCCGTAA
- a CDS encoding nucleoside deaminase, with product MTTTAEDQRFMRRAIELSRQAALIDCTGGPFGCVITRDGEIIGEGFNQVITENDPTWHGEIAAIRQAGQRLQTFDLSGCTLYTSAEPCPMCEAAIYWARIDRVVFAARCTDAAAHGDFDDSAIYADLCKPLGERKIPHQELLRSEALVVWQEYEQKSDRLPY from the coding sequence ATGACAACCACTGCTGAAGATCAGCGCTTTATGCGCCGTGCCATTGAATTGAGTCGGCAAGCGGCCCTGATTGACTGCACCGGCGGGCCATTTGGCTGTGTGATTACCCGCGATGGCGAAATCATCGGTGAAGGCTTTAACCAAGTCATCACCGAGAACGATCCCACTTGGCATGGCGAAATCGCTGCCATTCGGCAGGCCGGCCAGCGTCTGCAAACCTTTGATTTATCAGGTTGTACGCTCTACACCAGCGCTGAACCCTGCCCAATGTGCGAGGCCGCTATCTACTGGGCGCGCATTGATCGCGTTGTCTTTGCTGCCCGCTGCACCGATGCGGCTGCCCATGGCGATTTTGACGACAGCGCCATTTACGCCGATCTCTGCAAACCGCTTGGCGAGCGCAAAATTCCCCATCAAGAGTTACTGCGATCGGAAGCCTTGGTGGTCTGGCAGGAGTATGAGCAAAAAAGCGATCGCCTGCCCTACTGA
- a CDS encoding lipid-A-disaccharide synthase-related protein, which translates to MRLLCLSNGHGEDQIAVRILTELRRLEPDWAIAALPLVGEGHAFAAAQIERIGPRQVLPSGGFLNQDWRQFLRDLAGGLTGLTFGQWQAVRQWSQAGGAVLAVGDIVPLLFAWASDRPFAFVATAKSDYYWRDEQGLLPITAATMLWSRWQRSYFDPWDRWLMKHRHCRAVFPRDRLTTEGLQQLGVPAIAAGNPMMDGLEAPDAEDWSSLLPDGSRWLLLPGSRPPEAQRNWVQLIEALPVNPDRAFVALAAIAPSLPLAEFTQALSDRGWQPATSPIPEAIAFQRGAGWCLLGQRHFAPFLQLAEGAIAMAGTATEQCVGLGKPAFTIAGQGPQFTRGFAEAQTRLLGRSVQLLSKPSDFLAAWEAYQSDPTEQEAIATNSRLRLGEAGAAARIAEIVRSQLLESA; encoded by the coding sequence ATGCGCTTGCTCTGTCTCAGCAATGGCCACGGCGAAGATCAAATTGCCGTTCGCATTTTGACGGAACTGCGTCGACTCGAACCGGATTGGGCGATCGCGGCGCTGCCCTTAGTAGGCGAGGGTCATGCCTTTGCGGCTGCGCAGATTGAACGGATTGGTCCTCGGCAGGTGTTGCCCTCCGGTGGCTTTCTGAATCAAGACTGGCGACAGTTTCTCCGAGATCTGGCCGGTGGCTTAACGGGGCTAACCTTTGGACAGTGGCAGGCGGTGCGGCAATGGTCGCAGGCGGGCGGCGCGGTGCTGGCGGTCGGGGATATTGTGCCGCTGCTGTTTGCCTGGGCGAGCGATCGCCCCTTTGCTTTTGTGGCTACAGCGAAGTCGGACTATTACTGGCGGGATGAACAGGGACTGCTACCGATCACCGCTGCAACGATGCTCTGGTCGCGCTGGCAGCGCAGCTACTTTGACCCTTGGGATCGCTGGTTGATGAAACATCGCCACTGTCGAGCCGTCTTCCCGCGCGATCGTCTGACGACTGAGGGGTTACAGCAGCTGGGGGTACCGGCGATCGCAGCCGGTAATCCGATGATGGATGGGCTTGAGGCACCGGACGCTGAAGATTGGTCGTCACTTTTACCCGATGGATCACGCTGGTTGCTGTTGCCAGGTTCTCGACCACCGGAAGCCCAGCGAAATTGGGTACAGCTAATCGAGGCGCTGCCGGTTAATCCTGATCGCGCTTTTGTGGCGTTGGCGGCGATCGCCCCTTCGTTACCGCTGGCGGAGTTCACGCAAGCTCTGAGCGATCGCGGTTGGCAGCCCGCAACCAGTCCGATTCCCGAGGCGATCGCATTTCAGAGAGGTGCGGGTTGGTGCTTGCTAGGTCAACGACACTTCGCACCGTTTCTACAGCTGGCGGAGGGCGCGATCGCGATGGCGGGCACCGCGACAGAGCAATGCGTGGGGCTGGGTAAACCGGCTTTCACGATCGCAGGCCAAGGCCCCCAGTTCACTCGCGGTTTTGCAGAAGCACAGACCCGTTTACTGGGGCGATCGGTGCAGTTACTCTCCAAGCCTTCAGACTTCCTAGCAGCGTGGGAAGCCTACCAATCCGATCCAACGGAGCAAGAGGCGATCGCTACCAATAGCCGCCTACGCCTCGGCGAAGCAGGAGCAGCGGCACGGATTGCAGAGATCGTGCGATCGCAGTTGCTAGAGTCGGCGTAA
- a CDS encoding methyltransferase domain-containing protein, with amino-acid sequence MTNAVNQAQFWEQRYQEGSDRWDLGQAAPVWRSLLAGTDAPPPGRIAVLGCGRGHDARLFAEQGFAVVGFDFAPSAIADAQALAQGTSAEFLERDIFALPQEFASQFDHVLEHTCFCAIDPDRRSEYVEVTRQLLKPDGALLGLFWCHDRPSGPPYGCSLTELRDRFAQGWQEEQLKLVTESVEGRRGEEYLGCWRRLA; translated from the coding sequence ATGACCAACGCGGTCAACCAAGCGCAATTTTGGGAACAGCGCTACCAAGAGGGCAGCGATCGCTGGGATTTGGGGCAGGCCGCTCCCGTTTGGCGATCGCTGCTGGCTGGCACTGATGCGCCGCCCCCCGGACGAATTGCTGTGCTGGGCTGTGGTCGCGGGCACGATGCTCGCCTGTTTGCGGAACAGGGCTTTGCCGTGGTGGGCTTTGATTTTGCCCCCAGCGCGATCGCCGATGCTCAGGCACTAGCTCAGGGAACCAGCGCTGAGTTTCTGGAGCGAGATATTTTTGCGCTGCCGCAGGAATTTGCCAGCCAGTTTGACCATGTGCTGGAACACACCTGTTTTTGTGCGATCGATCCCGATCGCCGCAGCGAATATGTAGAGGTGACGCGGCAGCTTCTCAAACCCGACGGAGCCTTGCTGGGACTGTTCTGGTGCCACGATCGCCCCTCGGGGCCGCCCTATGGCTGCAGCCTGACTGAGCTACGCGATCGCTTTGCTCAGGGCTGGCAAGAAGAGCAATTAAAGTTAGTTACCGAGTCCGTTGAAGGACGGCGTGGCGAAGAGTACCTCGGTTGCTGGCGTCGGTTGGCATAA
- the hisB gene encoding imidazoleglycerol-phosphate dehydratase HisB, with protein sequence MQLSDRPLTASGTAPRQAAVSRRTGETDVQVSLNLDGTGRCQADTGIPFLDHMFDQIASHGLIDLEITAKGDLHIDDHHTNEDVGITFGLALAEALGDRKGIVRFGHFVAPLDEALVQVALDFSGRPHLTYGLDLPTERVGTYETQLVREFFVAIANNAKLTLHLRQLDGINSHHIIEATFKAFARSLRMATEVDPRRAGQIPSSKGVL encoded by the coding sequence ATGCAACTCAGCGATCGCCCTTTGACTGCCTCGGGAACAGCACCCCGCCAAGCCGCGGTGAGCCGTCGAACCGGAGAAACCGATGTGCAGGTTTCACTCAATCTCGATGGCACTGGCCGTTGTCAGGCCGATACGGGGATTCCCTTCCTTGACCACATGTTCGATCAGATTGCTTCCCACGGCCTGATCGACCTGGAAATCACAGCCAAGGGCGATCTGCACATTGATGATCACCACACCAACGAGGATGTGGGCATCACCTTTGGATTAGCGCTGGCGGAAGCTTTGGGCGATCGCAAAGGAATTGTTCGCTTCGGTCACTTTGTCGCGCCGCTGGATGAAGCCTTGGTGCAAGTTGCCTTGGACTTTTCGGGACGTCCTCATCTGACCTATGGATTGGACTTACCGACGGAGCGGGTCGGCACCTACGAAACGCAACTGGTGCGCGAGTTTTTTGTTGCGATCGCCAACAATGCCAAGCTGACGCTGCATTTGCGGCAATTAGACGGCATCAACTCGCATCACATTATTGAAGCCACCTTCAAAGCCTTTGCGCGATCGCTGCGCATGGCCACGGAAGTTGATCCGCGCCGTGCCGGACAAATTCCTTCCTCAAAAGGGGTTCTCTAG
- the fabI gene encoding enoyl-ACP reductase FabI has translation MLDLSGKKALVTGIANNRSIAWGIAQQLHAAGAELGITYLPDDRGRTESKVQELTASLNPSLFLPLNVQDPEQIDQTFGTIAQKWGNFDILIHCLAFAGKEELSGDFSATSREGYNRALEISSYSLIDLARASKPLLNQGGSILTLTYLGGVRVVPNYNVMGTAKAALEMNVRYLAAEFGPQAVRVNAISAGPIRTLASSAVGGILDMIHHVEETAPLRRTVTQMEVGNTAAFLSSDLASGITGQVVYVDSGYSIMGM, from the coding sequence ATGCTCGACCTCTCTGGAAAGAAAGCCCTCGTTACCGGCATCGCCAATAATCGCTCGATCGCCTGGGGGATTGCGCAGCAACTCCATGCCGCGGGTGCCGAACTCGGGATTACCTATTTGCCCGACGATCGCGGCCGGACAGAGTCGAAGGTGCAAGAGCTGACCGCTTCTCTCAACCCCAGTTTGTTTCTGCCACTCAACGTCCAAGATCCCGAACAAATTGATCAGACCTTCGGAACGATCGCCCAAAAGTGGGGCAATTTCGACATCCTGATCCATTGCCTCGCCTTTGCCGGAAAAGAAGAACTGTCGGGCGACTTCAGCGCCACCAGTCGCGAAGGCTACAACCGTGCCTTGGAGATTAGCTCCTACTCGCTGATTGACTTGGCGCGGGCCAGCAAGCCCCTGCTCAACCAAGGCGGCAGCATTCTGACGCTGACCTACTTGGGTGGCGTGCGCGTTGTGCCTAACTACAACGTCATGGGCACCGCCAAAGCCGCACTGGAAATGAATGTGCGCTATCTGGCAGCTGAATTCGGTCCCCAAGCTGTGCGCGTCAACGCCATTTCCGCTGGCCCGATTCGGACGCTGGCATCCTCGGCCGTCGGCGGCATCCTCGACATGATTCACCACGTCGAAGAAACTGCGCCCCTACGCCGCACCGTCACCCAAATGGAAGTCGGCAACACGGCAGCTTTCCTCTCCAGCGATTTGGCGAGCGGCATCACCGGCCAAGTCGTCTATGTCGATTCCGGCTACAGCATTATGGGAATGTAG
- the ntcA gene encoding global nitrogen regulator NtcA — protein MLANENSLLTMFRELGSGKLPLQIEQFERGKTIFFPGDPAERVYLLVKGAVKLSRVYESGEEITVALLRENSVFGVLSLLTGQRSDRFYHAVAFTPVQLFSVPIEFMQKALLERPELANVMLQGLSSRILQTEMMIETLAHRDMGSRLVSFLLILCRDFGVPSPDGITIDLKLSHQAIAEAIGSTRVTVTRLLGDLRESKLIAIHKKRITVFNPVSLSQQFS, from the coding sequence ATGCTGGCCAACGAAAATTCTCTGCTGACGATGTTTCGCGAGCTGGGTAGCGGTAAGCTCCCACTGCAAATTGAGCAGTTTGAGCGGGGCAAAACCATCTTTTTCCCCGGCGATCCAGCGGAACGGGTCTACCTACTGGTCAAAGGCGCAGTCAAGCTCTCGCGGGTCTATGAGTCGGGCGAAGAAATTACCGTGGCGCTACTGCGTGAGAACAGTGTGTTTGGGGTGCTGTCGCTGCTGACGGGGCAACGTTCCGATCGCTTCTACCATGCGGTTGCCTTCACGCCCGTTCAACTCTTTTCAGTGCCGATTGAGTTCATGCAAAAGGCTCTGCTCGAACGGCCAGAGTTGGCCAATGTGATGCTGCAAGGCCTGTCCTCGCGGATTCTGCAGACCGAAATGATGATCGAAACCTTGGCTCACCGCGACATGGGCTCGCGCTTAGTCAGCTTTTTACTCATCCTCTGCCGCGACTTTGGTGTTCCTAGCCCTGACGGCATCACTATTGATCTCAAACTTTCTCACCAGGCGATCGCGGAGGCAATCGGTTCGACTCGAGTCACCGTGACGCGGCTGTTGGGCGATCTACGGGAATCAAAACTGATTGCCATTCACAAAAAGCGGATCACAGTCTTCAATCCGGTTTCTCTCAGTCAACAGTTCAGCTAA
- a CDS encoding DUF3084 domain-containing protein, with amino-acid sequence MVSGYILVLAVLVLGGVIATIGDRLGSKIGKARLSLFNLRPKDTAVVVTILTGGLISASTLGILFATSAQLRAGVFEFNQVQDRLRQARQDLETARRELEESAAQREQARRSQQEAQRQLDRTNQQLREAVAQQRQTAVRLQDVETRSASLRSDLEQLQQERQELIAQRQVVRDQIEQLKTQLQSRDREVASREAQLRELESKQTSLTREIQQLEQTLIAFRRGNVALTRGQVLVSKLVQILAPQGTQEAIDMILREANVVAAQATRPGIQDVREQIIQIPQAEVDRLREQLKTGRPFVVRILSAANVVVGEPRVFVFSDATPNQLLLPAGRSIGSTALVPSSLDADELRQRINLLLTAAQLRARQQGVLSEVLEIGDGRIETLLRFLTQLRQTPGEVTIEVVTSEAISTADALKLDLNAIQNGQVKFSTQP; translated from the coding sequence ATGGTTTCCGGATACATTCTGGTTTTAGCGGTGCTGGTGCTGGGTGGCGTGATCGCGACGATCGGCGATCGCTTGGGCAGCAAGATCGGCAAGGCGCGCCTCAGTCTCTTCAACCTCCGCCCCAAAGATACGGCGGTCGTGGTCACGATTTTGACCGGTGGCCTCATTTCTGCTTCAACCTTGGGGATTCTTTTTGCGACCAGTGCCCAGCTTCGTGCAGGCGTCTTTGAGTTCAATCAGGTTCAAGATCGCTTGCGACAGGCGCGGCAGGATTTGGAAACCGCGCGGCGCGAACTCGAAGAAAGTGCAGCCCAGCGAGAGCAAGCCCGCCGCAGCCAACAGGAAGCTCAACGCCAGCTCGATCGCACTAATCAGCAGTTGCGTGAGGCAGTAGCCCAGCAGCGACAGACAGCCGTTCGGCTGCAGGATGTGGAGACGCGATCGGCCAGTCTGCGATCGGATTTGGAGCAACTCCAGCAGGAACGCCAAGAGTTAATTGCGCAACGTCAGGTGGTGCGAGACCAGATTGAGCAGCTCAAAACCCAACTGCAGAGTCGCGATCGCGAGGTTGCCAGCCGAGAAGCCCAACTGCGCGAGCTGGAGTCAAAGCAGACGAGTCTGACGCGTGAAATTCAACAGCTGGAGCAAACCCTAATTGCCTTCCGGCGGGGTAACGTTGCCCTAACTAGGGGGCAAGTCTTAGTCAGCAAACTTGTGCAAATTCTGGCGCCGCAGGGAACCCAAGAAGCGATCGATATGATCTTGCGCGAGGCCAATGTGGTTGCGGCTCAAGCTACGCGCCCGGGCATTCAAGACGTGCGAGAGCAGATTATTCAAATTCCTCAAGCCGAGGTCGATCGCCTGCGGGAGCAACTGAAAACCGGTCGGCCGTTTGTGGTGCGGATTCTCTCGGCAGCGAATGTTGTGGTGGGTGAACCGCGGGTCTTTGTCTTTTCGGATGCGACGCCCAATCAACTGTTGCTGCCTGCAGGTCGCAGCATCGGCAGCACGGCGCTGGTTCCCAGCAGTTTAGATGCGGATGAACTGCGCCAGCGGATTAACCTACTGTTGACGGCGGCTCAGTTGCGGGCGCGCCAGCAGGGGGTGCTGTCGGAGGTGTTGGAAATTGGTGATGGCCGGATTGAAACCCTGCTGCGCTTTTTGACCCAGTTACGCCAAACTCCCGGTGAAGTGACGATCGAAGTCGTGACGAGCGAAGCTATTTCCACGGCGGATGCTCTGAAATTGGATCTCAACGCCATCCAGAATGGCCAGGTGAAATTCTCAACTCAGCCATGA
- a CDS encoding pre-16S rRNA-processing nuclease YqgF, with the protein MTIAAGLWIGFDPGRDKCGLALMDAQTGQILEHRILASTEAIAELETLFQTRSPQLLVLGNQTTSRQWQAQLSALPSAPPIALVDERNSTLQARDRYWQMYPARGWRRLLPKGLRQPPRPVDDLVAILLLERYRAQL; encoded by the coding sequence ATGACGATCGCTGCAGGACTGTGGATTGGGTTTGATCCGGGGCGGGATAAGTGCGGTCTCGCGCTGATGGACGCCCAGACGGGGCAGATTTTGGAGCACCGCATCTTGGCTTCGACCGAGGCGATCGCAGAACTTGAAACCCTGTTCCAAACACGATCGCCCCAACTGCTTGTCCTTGGGAACCAAACCACCTCTCGTCAGTGGCAAGCCCAGCTCAGTGCCCTGCCGAGTGCACCGCCGATCGCACTGGTGGATGAGCGCAACAGCACCCTCCAAGCCCGCGATCGCTACTGGCAAATGTATCCGGCTCGGGGCTGGCGACGCCTGCTGCCCAAAGGATTGCGTCAACCACCGCGCCCTGTCGATGATCTTGTCGCGATTTTGCTGCTGGAGCGGTATCGCGCCCAGCTCTAA